In Aureibaculum algae, the following are encoded in one genomic region:
- a CDS encoding glycoside hydrolase family protein has product MRILFFCCLLLLSCSKNNSLTLKIKAKSIDAQVDGEILSGPSVLNDPDRFVWGASVIKGKDNKYHMLYNTWECGDSIPVFTDSWVLHSKIAYAVSDEPDRNFKFQKIVLKGKRFDGDSLAWDAQVVTNPHVKYFDNKYYLYYVGSKDPGKQPKGSKGEKLNKRNRVQQNQKIGVIEFDSFDDLVSGKFKRPDTPLLSPRTRVKPNNIINPSSEGTTPKPDNIIVVNPSVVQRPSDGKFLLYFKGNFYNPHWRGVHGIAISDKPNGPFTTTENFVFDFKDAEGKIASAEDPYVWYHSKHKKFYSVVKDFSGLITEGMPGLALLESIDGIKWTKPTHPFFMKKEVILNSNDTIKVNRLERPQLLIDEDGNPKVLYAASSIVNINPRQDGASFNVHIPLENIE; this is encoded by the coding sequence ATGAGAATACTTTTTTTTTGCTGTTTACTTCTATTAAGTTGTAGTAAAAACAACAGTTTAACATTGAAAATAAAGGCAAAATCAATTGATGCTCAAGTGGATGGTGAAATATTAAGTGGACCTTCTGTTTTAAACGATCCTGATCGATTTGTTTGGGGAGCTTCTGTAATTAAAGGAAAAGATAACAAATATCACATGCTCTATAATACTTGGGAATGTGGTGATTCCATTCCTGTATTCACAGATTCCTGGGTATTACATTCAAAGATTGCTTATGCAGTTTCTGATGAGCCAGATAGAAACTTTAAATTTCAAAAAATTGTACTGAAGGGAAAACGTTTCGATGGTGATTCGTTGGCATGGGATGCACAAGTGGTGACCAATCCACACGTCAAATATTTTGATAATAAATACTATTTATACTATGTAGGCTCTAAAGATCCTGGTAAACAACCAAAAGGTTCGAAGGGAGAAAAGCTAAACAAACGCAATCGTGTTCAACAGAATCAAAAAATTGGTGTCATAGAATTTGATAGTTTTGATGACTTAGTTTCTGGAAAATTTAAAAGGCCCGATACTCCGCTATTAAGTCCACGTACTCGTGTAAAACCTAATAATATTATTAACCCATCTTCAGAAGGAACAACACCAAAACCTGACAATATAATTGTTGTAAACCCGTCAGTTGTTCAGCGACCATCTGATGGTAAATTCTTACTTTATTTTAAAGGTAATTTTTACAATCCACATTGGCGAGGCGTTCATGGTATTGCTATTTCGGATAAACCAAATGGCCCATTTACGACCACTGAGAATTTTGTTTTTGACTTTAAAGATGCCGAAGGTAAAATTGCTTCTGCAGAAGATCCATATGTCTGGTACCATTCTAAACATAAAAAGTTCTATAGTGTAGTAAAAGATTTTTCCGGATTGATTACGGAAGGAATGCCAGGATTAGCATTACTAGAATCAATAGATGGTATAAAATGGACTAAGCCAACACATCCATTTTTTATGAAAAAAGAAGTTATTTTAAATTCTAATGACACTATAAAAGTAAATAGACTCGAACGCCCTCAATTATTGATAGATGAAGATGGGAATCCAAAAGTTTTATACGCTGCTAGTTCAATAGTTAACATTAATCCAAGACAAGATGGAGCTTCATTTAATGTACATATTCCATTAGAAAACATTGAATAG
- a CDS encoding alkaline phosphatase family protein: protein MKKTTLLTFFIFLNSVPQFIYSQNSDATKKKVIFVIIDGISADQLKAAKTPYLDSIGTIGGYSNAYVGGIKDTYAETPTISAVGYNSLLTGTWANKHNVYGNGIKEPNYNYPTIFRLFKDEYPNGTTAIFSSWLDNRTKLVGDGLKATNNLKVDFAFDGYEHDTINYPHDKQRNFMKLIDISVADNTAKTIVNNAPDISWVYLEYTDDMGHGFGDGDRFTAAINFEDEQIGKIWNAIKIRQKQFNEDWLFIITTDHGRNKENGKGHGGQSERERSTWIVTNASNTNSYFKNNTVSIVDILPTVINFLGIDVSPSIKREWDGVPLIGTVDATNLRTKIENKNLIISWNSLSTTEAKLYLSDSNHFKSGKTDNYNLLKSVNTKDRMVKIPLRKLPKGFFKLTLETSNTILNTWITRN from the coding sequence ATTTCGGCAGATCAATTAAAAGCCGCTAAAACACCCTATTTGGATAGTATAGGAACAATCGGAGGCTATAGTAATGCCTATGTGGGTGGTATAAAGGACACTTATGCAGAAACACCCACTATTTCGGCCGTTGGTTACAACAGTTTGCTTACAGGTACATGGGCAAATAAGCATAACGTATATGGCAATGGTATAAAAGAACCAAATTACAATTATCCTACAATTTTTAGACTGTTTAAAGATGAATATCCAAATGGCACCACGGCAATATTTTCATCATGGTTAGATAACCGTACCAAGCTTGTTGGTGATGGACTAAAAGCTACCAATAATTTAAAGGTTGATTTTGCTTTTGATGGGTATGAACATGACACCATTAATTACCCACACGATAAGCAACGCAATTTTATGAAATTAATTGACATTTCTGTTGCTGATAATACAGCTAAAACAATTGTAAATAATGCACCTGATATTTCATGGGTTTATTTAGAGTACACAGATGATATGGGACACGGTTTTGGTGATGGTGATCGTTTTACTGCTGCTATAAACTTTGAAGATGAGCAAATTGGTAAAATTTGGAACGCCATTAAAATACGTCAAAAGCAATTTAATGAAGATTGGCTATTTATAATTACTACAGACCATGGAAGAAACAAAGAAAATGGGAAAGGACACGGTGGTCAAAGCGAACGCGAACGCAGTACTTGGATAGTTACTAATGCTTCAAACACCAATAGCTATTTTAAAAATAATACAGTTTCAATTGTTGATATACTACCAACAGTAATTAATTTTTTAGGTATTGATGTTTCTCCTTCAATAAAAAGAGAATGGGATGGCGTTCCGCTAATCGGAACAGTAGATGCTACTAACTTAAGAACTAAAATTGAAAACAAAAACTTAATTATTTCTTGGAATAGTTTGTCAACTACAGAGGCTAAGTTGTACCTAAGTGACAGTAATCATTTTAAATCTGGAAAAACGGATAATTACAATCTTTTAAAATCAGTAAACACAAAAGACAGGATGGTGAAAATTCCTTTACGAAAATTACCTAAAGGGTTTTTCAAACTAACTCTAGAAACATCGAATACAATTTTAAACACCTGGATAACCAGAAACTAA
- a CDS encoding RagB/SusD family nutrient uptake outer membrane protein encodes MKNVFKLSLLVLIFTLLSCNDDFLERVPETEIAVDNFFSTEEDLSIYINSLYSFPGFGMYYDDEASDNTATTGNREIKTIMTTDANATTITSGWDWGTLRSINLFLANSDRANVSEEIRSHYNGVARFFRAQFYMDKVKRFSNVPWYEDVLTTTSEDLYKESDSREYVIEKIFEDYEFAVNHILENQPTGAINKWVSLAYASRNALYEGTFRKYHHELKLEDSANTYLQLASDYAKQIMDSGNFSIHKTGNVNTGYSSLFNSQDLTSNAEIIFANIHIANLKNSGTGATVFGNYEMSPSRDLVASYLMADGTYFSGQSNYQIKTFVEEFMNRDPRLRQTYAFPGWELNYVSNYSSGSTNYVQQLNKNFTGYHQIKGFINNNDPDYRNEIDVPVLRYAEVLLNYAESQAELGGISQTILDITINELRDRVGMPFLTTTVITDPVQAARYPDVNNPLLLEIRRERRVELAFEGRRLDDLNRWKSGEILEKEPLGLYFPNLGKFDLTGDAINDIILLDASQSIPDITNREKNSLGITLVYYRVGNVGESVDVYLTNGTSGYVVATPERGAFEDPKHYYRPIPASEVTLNSKLVQLFGWN; translated from the coding sequence ATGAAAAACGTATTCAAATTAAGTTTACTAGTACTAATTTTTACACTATTATCTTGTAATGATGATTTTTTAGAACGCGTACCAGAAACTGAAATAGCCGTTGATAATTTTTTCAGTACCGAGGAAGATTTATCTATCTATATTAACAGTCTTTATAGTTTTCCTGGTTTTGGGATGTATTATGACGATGAAGCGTCAGATAACACTGCTACAACGGGTAATCGAGAAATTAAAACAATAATGACCACAGATGCCAATGCCACAACGATTACATCGGGTTGGGATTGGGGTACACTCAGAAGTATAAATCTTTTTCTAGCCAATTCAGATAGAGCAAATGTCAGTGAAGAAATTAGAAGCCATTATAATGGAGTAGCACGATTTTTTAGAGCACAGTTTTATATGGATAAAGTAAAGCGTTTTTCTAATGTACCATGGTATGAAGATGTTTTAACTACAACTTCTGAAGATCTCTATAAAGAGAGTGATTCACGAGAGTATGTTATTGAAAAAATATTTGAGGACTATGAATTTGCTGTTAATCATATACTAGAGAACCAACCTACTGGTGCCATTAATAAATGGGTGTCATTAGCTTATGCAAGTAGAAATGCCTTGTATGAAGGTACCTTTAGAAAATATCACCATGAGTTAAAGCTTGAAGATTCTGCCAATACTTACCTTCAATTAGCTTCTGATTATGCAAAACAAATAATGGATAGCGGCAATTTTTCAATTCATAAAACGGGAAATGTAAATACTGGTTATTCCTCATTATTTAATAGTCAAGACCTTACTTCAAACGCTGAAATTATTTTTGCTAATATCCATATTGCTAATTTGAAAAATAGTGGGACAGGAGCTACTGTGTTTGGAAACTATGAAATGTCTCCTTCAAGAGATTTAGTAGCAAGTTACCTAATGGCAGATGGAACTTATTTTAGCGGTCAATCAAATTATCAAATTAAGACTTTTGTCGAAGAGTTTATGAATAGAGATCCCAGGTTGAGACAAACATATGCTTTCCCTGGTTGGGAGCTGAATTATGTATCTAACTATTCATCGGGTAGCACAAATTATGTTCAACAATTAAATAAGAATTTTACGGGCTATCATCAAATTAAAGGGTTTATTAATAACAATGATCCAGATTACAGAAACGAAATCGACGTTCCTGTGCTCCGATATGCAGAAGTTCTCCTAAATTATGCAGAATCTCAAGCTGAGTTAGGAGGTATTTCTCAAACTATTTTAGATATAACGATTAATGAACTTAGAGATAGAGTTGGTATGCCTTTTTTAACGACCACAGTTATTACAGACCCTGTTCAAGCAGCACGTTATCCCGATGTAAATAATCCATTATTACTAGAGATAAGAAGAGAAAGAAGAGTTGAATTGGCATTTGAAGGAAGAAGATTAGATGATTTGAATAGATGGAAATCAGGTGAAATTTTAGAAAAAGAACCTCTAGGATTGTATTTTCCTAACTTGGGCAAATTCGACCTTACTGGAGATGCTATAAATGATATAATTTTGTTAGATGCCAGTCAAAGTATTCCAGATATTACGAATAGAGAAAAAAATAGTCTCGGTATAACTCTAGTTTATTATCGAGTAGGTAATGTAGGTGAGAGTGTTGATGTTTATCTTACTAATGGAACAAGTGGTTATGTTGTGGCTACACCAGAACGAGGTGCTTTTGAAGATCCTAAACATTATTACAGACCCATTCCTGCTTCAGAAGTAACTTTAAATTCTAAATTAGTTCAATTATTTGGATGGAATTAG
- a CDS encoding SixA phosphatase family protein → MKKYLIAILLFSITVTAFSQKEKTTYYLIRHAEKVKTDATDKNPELNKIGKERAKSWKNIFDELKIDAIYSTDYHRTLQTVAPIAKSKKLTVQKYHPNNLDVDQFLKDTKGKAILIVGHSNTIPSFANKLIGNGEYLNIDETDNDNLYLVTIEGDLIEHVMIDVE, encoded by the coding sequence ATGAAAAAGTATCTCATCGCCATTTTGCTGTTTTCAATAACAGTTACTGCATTTTCTCAAAAAGAAAAAACTACCTATTATCTCATACGGCATGCCGAAAAAGTGAAGACTGATGCCACTGATAAAAATCCAGAGCTCAACAAAATAGGAAAAGAGAGAGCAAAATCATGGAAAAATATTTTTGATGAATTAAAAATAGATGCCATATATTCTACCGATTATCATCGCACGCTTCAAACCGTTGCTCCAATTGCTAAATCTAAAAAACTGACAGTTCAGAAATACCATCCCAACAATTTAGATGTTGATCAATTTTTAAAAGATACGAAAGGAAAAGCTATTCTAATTGTAGGTCACAGTAATACGATACCTAGTTTTGCTAATAAACTTATTGGTAATGGTGAATATTTAAATATAGATGAAACCGATAATGATAATTTATATTTGGTAACTATAGAAGGGGATTTAATTGAGCATGTGATGATTGATGTGGAATAA
- a CDS encoding S9 family peptidase, whose protein sequence is MNFLNKLLLLTCLFSGLSGISQVKNESTLSLDQIMKGDAFVGHLPERISWSDDSQSIYFSWNPEADTISSRYKVAINTKAIKKLSTEELHTQTSNGIYNRDNLWKVFEKKGDIYLLNTKNFKVTQVTNTLAYETNPLFSGDENDIIFQSNSNFFKWNIAEGTTTQITNFNTGKKPKEDKKLSEQDQWLKDQQLQNFQVLGDRENVQKASKYRRELTKVKRPRSIYLEGKRLRGLKISPNLNYVVYSLYSPVKNKNTVVPNFVTTSGYTTDITTRSKVGVKQATSETWIYNILKDTIYQVKTDKIEGVFDKPIFLKDYTPKDSVFNPTYKNPRNVTISSPVFSDDNKAVVNITSEDNKDRWIMSLDVSTGNLSLIDRQHDDAWIGGPEVGWFSQGRIEWLDANRIWFKSEKTGYAHIYIANVNTGKVTPVTSGSYEVLETTLSKDKKSFYLITNKVSPFEQHFYHLSIKTGKMTQITTLKGGHEVTISPDEKQLAIRYSNSRTPWELYVMPNKMNGKITQLTQSVTQDFKDYNWKQPEIIRFKSSDGTDVPATLLKPTAEKNNGAAVIFVHGAGYLQNVHQWWSSYFREYMFHNMLVDNGYTVLAIDFRASSGYGSDWRTSIYRHMGGKDLDDQIDGAKYLIENQGVNKDKIGIYGGSYGGFITLMAMFKYPDTFKSGAAIRSVADWSNYNYGYTAPILNTPVEDSIAYNRSSPIKFAEGLKGNLLILHGMVDTNVHFQDVVQLSQRLIELKKENWEMAVFPVESHGFVEASSWRDEYRRIFKLFQETLNN, encoded by the coding sequence ATGAATTTTTTAAATAAATTACTTTTATTAACCTGTTTGTTTTCAGGTTTATCCGGTATTAGTCAAGTAAAAAATGAATCAACATTATCTTTAGATCAAATAATGAAAGGTGATGCTTTTGTAGGACACTTACCTGAACGCATCAGTTGGTCAGACGATAGCCAATCTATCTATTTTAGCTGGAATCCTGAAGCTGACACCATCTCATCTCGGTACAAAGTAGCTATTAATACGAAGGCTATTAAAAAATTAAGCACAGAAGAATTACATACCCAAACTAGTAATGGTATTTATAATCGTGATAACCTTTGGAAAGTCTTTGAAAAAAAGGGAGACATTTATTTACTAAACACTAAAAATTTCAAAGTTACACAGGTTACGAATACCTTAGCATATGAAACCAACCCCTTGTTTTCTGGAGACGAAAATGATATTATATTTCAAAGTAATTCAAACTTTTTTAAATGGAATATTGCAGAAGGAACCACTACTCAAATAACCAATTTTAATACTGGTAAAAAACCAAAAGAAGATAAAAAGCTTTCAGAACAGGATCAATGGTTGAAAGACCAGCAATTACAAAATTTTCAAGTTTTAGGAGATAGAGAAAACGTACAAAAAGCCTCAAAATACAGAAGAGAATTAACTAAAGTTAAAAGGCCAAGATCAATTTATTTAGAAGGCAAAAGATTGAGAGGTTTAAAGATATCACCCAATTTAAATTATGTAGTATATAGTCTATATTCACCAGTAAAGAATAAAAATACGGTAGTTCCAAATTTTGTTACAACCTCTGGTTATACTACAGATATTACAACTAGATCTAAAGTTGGTGTCAAACAAGCAACTTCAGAAACTTGGATTTACAACATACTAAAAGACACTATTTATCAAGTTAAAACGGATAAAATTGAAGGTGTTTTTGACAAGCCAATATTTTTAAAAGATTATACGCCCAAAGATTCTGTATTTAATCCAACATACAAAAACCCACGAAATGTAACTATTAGCTCGCCCGTTTTTTCTGATGACAATAAAGCTGTCGTTAATATTACTTCAGAAGATAATAAAGACAGGTGGATAATGAGCCTAGATGTATCAACGGGTAACTTATCTTTAATTGACAGACAACATGATGACGCGTGGATTGGTGGCCCTGAAGTGGGATGGTTTTCACAAGGCAGAATAGAATGGTTAGACGCTAATAGAATATGGTTTAAATCTGAAAAAACGGGATATGCTCATATCTATATTGCGAATGTAAACACAGGTAAAGTTACCCCAGTAACCTCTGGTAGTTACGAAGTTTTAGAAACAACATTAAGTAAAGACAAAAAATCATTTTATTTAATTACTAATAAAGTAAGTCCATTTGAACAGCATTTTTACCACCTTTCAATTAAAACGGGTAAAATGACCCAAATTACAACACTAAAAGGTGGTCATGAAGTAACCATTTCTCCAGATGAAAAGCAATTGGCTATTCGTTATTCTAATAGTAGAACACCTTGGGAGCTTTATGTAATGCCAAATAAAATGAATGGTAAAATAACGCAATTGACACAATCTGTAACTCAAGACTTTAAAGACTACAATTGGAAACAACCAGAAATTATACGTTTTAAAAGTAGCGATGGTACTGATGTACCCGCTACCCTATTAAAACCAACCGCCGAAAAAAACAATGGTGCTGCCGTAATATTTGTTCATGGTGCTGGTTATTTACAAAATGTACACCAATGGTGGTCTTCTTATTTTAGAGAATATATGTTTCATAATATGCTAGTAGATAATGGCTATACTGTACTAGCAATTGATTTTAGAGCAAGTTCAGGCTATGGTAGCGATTGGCGTACCAGTATTTATAGACATATGGGCGGTAAAGATTTAGATGATCAAATTGATGGAGCCAAATATCTTATAGAAAATCAAGGAGTGAATAAAGATAAAATTGGTATTTATGGTGGATCATATGGTGGTTTTATAACCTTAATGGCAATGTTCAAATACCCTGATACATTTAAAAGTGGAGCTGCAATACGTTCGGTAGCAGATTGGTCTAATTATAATTATGGTTATACCGCCCCTATTTTAAATACTCCTGTAGAAGATAGTATTGCTTACAACAGAAGTTCGCCTATAAAATTTGCGGAAGGATTAAAAGGAAATTTACTTATTTTACATGGGATGGTAGATACGAACGTTCATTTTCAAGATGTTGTACAATTATCACAACGACTTATTGAACTTAAAAAAGAAAATTGGGAAATGGCAGTATTTCCAGTTGAAAGTCACGGATTTGTAGAAGCTTCAAGTTGGAGGGATGAATACCGTAGAATTTTCAAACTATTTCAAGAAACTCTTAATAATTAA
- a CDS encoding Hsp20/alpha crystallin family protein, with protein sequence MLVKSNGVPVIPTVFDNLFRDWSSTNFSETNTSLPAVNIKEDEDGFTVNLAAPGMDKKDFNIDLNNDVLTISSEKNEENEEKKDNYTRREYSYQSFKRSFNLPKNIVDNDKIKATYTNGELSIAIPKREEAKPKPARLIEVK encoded by the coding sequence ATGTTAGTAAAAAGCAATGGTGTTCCTGTAATACCAACAGTATTTGACAATTTATTTAGAGATTGGTCTTCAACTAATTTTTCAGAAACCAATACAAGTTTACCTGCTGTAAATATCAAAGAAGATGAAGACGGATTTACAGTAAATTTAGCAGCTCCAGGAATGGACAAAAAAGATTTCAATATTGATTTAAATAATGACGTATTGACAATTTCTTCAGAGAAAAATGAAGAAAATGAAGAGAAAAAAGATAATTATACACGAAGAGAGTACAGTTATCAATCTTTTAAAAGAAGTTTTAATTTACCAAAAAACATTGTAGATAATGATAAAATTAAAGCAACTTACACTAATGGAGAATTGAGTATTGCAATTCCTAAACGTGAAGAAGCAAAACCAAAACCAGCTCGATTGATTGAGGTAAAATAA
- a CDS encoding SusC/RagA family TonB-linked outer membrane protein gives MKHKLLFLIFSTLLTFSYGQKEIKGLVTNTSNEPLVGVTIQEVGTANGVVTDFDGNFSIKVAEGKSLTFSYLGFLTKKMIVGKITIINVVLEEDLKALNEVIVVGFSSEKKINLSGAVSSVSTDDLATRPISNITQGLQGISPGLNIDFNSGAPGSNPTINIRGFTSINGGDPLIIIDGVPSEVSLLNLLAPEDVASISVLKDASSAAIYGARAAFGVVLVTTKMGNQDKMVINYNASATSGTPTVVPNKTTDPYIYLALQKLAEDNTPWTGIGTSDQRLNWARERSDDPNGTVGVRESTTGSGLWEYMGNQNWTDYFLSNATFSQNHNLSVSGGSEKVNFFMSASHNKHNGSLKIAEDYFTRTGMRARVNANITDWLRIGNNTSYLLSKRKNPSYFNIQTLYDFAPTDWDKNPDGSWSNNGVGLMGAQLTDGGDEVDKNNTFQTTFTTEISLLKDILKVNAEYTFQKENRNYDAYYSKYNIGYGPADIREEGVNEVWKYFRDKQYQVFNIYGTVDKTYGNHAVKLIGGYNKEEFRDDYVTINREGVISSSLPTLQLATGNLQANQYIDSWALEGVFFRANYIFKDKYIVEFNGRYDGSSKFPIDKRYGFFPSVSGAWNISNEGFMQNLNPTLNLLKIRASFGTLGNQDVGSFDYIPSMGSGLANYIINGEQPLQITSPGIVSNNYTWEEVTSKNFGLDLGLFQNKFNASFDYFIRDTKGMLTLGKDLPSVLGASEPKENAGDLRTKGWELALTYKNNFGSTDNPLRFSARFNISDSKSIITRFDNPNKSLLQYYEGMEIGEIWGLTSDGLFQSQDEIDALDESSLIPWGALDIVEGWPKYVDLDGNQKIEKGLTVDDSKDLKVIGNMLPRFRFGLNLDFNWKNIDLGIFFQGVGKRDFYPRDYLYWGFYQQPYAGGYEHLQDFYRATDDSADQMANHSQSYINAGLASSNTDSKYPVYQSWLADRNLGERIDQAQGLSVPQTAYLLDGSYVRLKNITVGYTIKSQLVKKIGISSFRVYFSGDNLHEWSKIAKFFDPEAISDIGNRINPSVSIGRGQNSGYQYPYQRKYSFGINVSF, from the coding sequence ATGAAACATAAATTACTCTTTTTAATATTTTCAACTCTTTTGACGTTTAGTTATGGCCAAAAGGAAATTAAAGGTTTAGTAACAAATACTTCCAACGAGCCACTTGTTGGTGTTACCATACAAGAAGTTGGCACAGCAAATGGAGTGGTAACTGATTTCGATGGCAATTTTAGCATTAAAGTAGCAGAAGGTAAAAGTCTGACTTTTTCATACTTGGGTTTTTTAACTAAAAAGATGATTGTTGGAAAAATAACAATTATTAATGTAGTATTAGAAGAAGATTTAAAGGCCTTAAACGAAGTTATAGTAGTAGGTTTCAGTTCTGAAAAAAAAATCAATTTATCAGGGGCAGTAAGTAGTGTTTCTACTGATGATTTAGCAACGAGACCCATAAGCAATATTACACAGGGTTTACAAGGTATTTCTCCAGGTTTAAATATTGACTTTAATAGTGGAGCCCCAGGTTCAAATCCCACAATAAACATTCGTGGGTTTACATCAATTAATGGTGGAGACCCATTGATTATTATTGATGGAGTGCCCTCAGAAGTGTCATTATTAAACTTATTGGCTCCTGAAGATGTAGCAAGTATTTCGGTACTAAAAGACGCGTCATCTGCCGCAATATATGGTGCTAGGGCAGCCTTTGGTGTAGTATTAGTTACAACAAAAATGGGTAACCAAGACAAAATGGTTATAAATTATAATGCCTCTGCTACCTCGGGTACTCCAACTGTAGTGCCAAATAAAACAACAGATCCTTATATTTATTTGGCGTTGCAGAAATTAGCTGAAGACAATACACCGTGGACAGGTATAGGCACAAGTGATCAACGTTTAAACTGGGCACGTGAACGAAGTGATGATCCTAATGGAACGGTTGGCGTAAGAGAAAGTACCACGGGTTCTGGATTATGGGAATATATGGGCAATCAAAATTGGACTGATTATTTTCTGTCAAATGCGACCTTTTCTCAAAATCATAATTTAAGTGTATCTGGAGGTTCAGAAAAAGTAAACTTTTTTATGTCCGCGTCGCATAATAAACACAATGGTTCTTTAAAAATTGCCGAAGACTATTTTACAAGAACAGGAATGCGAGCGAGAGTTAATGCAAACATTACAGATTGGTTAAGAATAGGGAATAATACTTCGTATTTGCTTTCAAAACGCAAAAACCCTTCGTATTTCAATATACAGACCTTATACGATTTTGCTCCAACCGATTGGGATAAAAACCCTGATGGAAGTTGGTCTAATAATGGCGTGGGATTGATGGGAGCACAATTGACAGATGGAGGTGATGAAGTAGATAAAAACAATACTTTTCAAACAACATTTACTACAGAGATTTCACTTCTTAAAGATATCTTAAAAGTCAACGCTGAATATACATTTCAAAAAGAAAATAGAAATTACGATGCCTATTATTCCAAATATAATATTGGATACGGACCAGCTGACATCAGAGAAGAAGGTGTAAATGAAGTATGGAAGTATTTTCGAGATAAACAATATCAAGTTTTTAATATTTACGGTACGGTTGACAAAACCTATGGAAACCATGCAGTAAAACTAATAGGAGGTTACAACAAAGAGGAATTTAGAGATGATTATGTGACCATAAATAGAGAAGGAGTAATTTCTTCATCGTTACCAACATTACAATTAGCAACGGGTAATTTACAAGCAAATCAATATATAGACTCTTGGGCTTTAGAAGGGGTTTTCTTTAGAGCTAATTATATTTTTAAAGATAAATACATCGTAGAGTTTAATGGACGTTATGATGGTTCTTCAAAATTCCCTATAGACAAACGTTATGGTTTCTTTCCTTCGGTATCTGGGGCATGGAATATTTCTAATGAAGGATTTATGCAAAATTTAAATCCGACTTTAAACCTATTAAAAATAAGAGCTTCTTTTGGTACTTTAGGAAATCAAGATGTCGGATCATTTGACTATATACCTTCAATGGGTTCAGGTTTGGCAAACTATATTATAAATGGAGAACAACCGTTGCAAATTACATCACCAGGAATTGTTTCAAATAATTATACATGGGAAGAGGTAACTTCTAAAAATTTCGGATTAGACCTCGGTTTGTTTCAAAATAAATTTAATGCCTCTTTTGATTATTTTATTAGAGATACGAAAGGAATGTTAACCTTAGGAAAAGATTTGCCTTCGGTTTTGGGGGCTAGTGAACCTAAAGAAAATGCAGGAGACTTACGTACAAAAGGTTGGGAGTTAGCTTTAACATATAAAAATAACTTTGGAAGTACTGACAACCCATTAAGGTTTAGTGCTCGATTTAATATAAGTGATAGTAAATCTATCATAACGAGATTTGATAATCCTAATAAAAGCCTTCTTCAATATTATGAAGGTATGGAAATTGGTGAAATCTGGGGATTAACCTCCGATGGTTTATTTCAATCACAAGATGAAATTGATGCTTTAGATGAGTCAAGTTTAATTCCCTGGGGAGCTCTAGACATTGTAGAAGGTTGGCCAAAATATGTTGATCTAGATGGTAATCAAAAAATTGAAAAAGGATTAACAGTTGATGATTCAAAGGACTTGAAGGTAATTGGAAACATGTTACCAAGATTCCGATTTGGGTTAAACCTAGATTTTAATTGGAAGAATATTGATTTAGGTATTTTCTTTCAAGGTGTAGGTAAAAGAGATTTTTATCCACGAGATTATTTGTATTGGGGCTTTTATCAACAACCTTATGCCGGCGGTTATGAACATCTTCAAGATTTTTACAGAGCTACTGATGATTCTGCTGACCAAATGGCCAATCACTCACAATCATACATCAATGCAGGTTTAGCAAGTAGTAATACAGATTCAAAATACCCAGTATATCAATCTTGGTTAGCAGACCGGAACTTAGGAGAACGGATTGATCAAGCTCAAGGTTTATCTGTACCTCAGACCGCTTATTTATTGGATGGTTCTTATGTAAGGTTAAAGAATATTACGGTAGGGTACACCATTAAATCTCAACTTGTTAAAAAAATAGGGATCTCTTCATTTCGTGTTTATTTTAGTGGAGATAACCTACACGAATGGTCTAAAATCGCAAAATTCTTTGACCCTGAAGCTATATCAGATATTGGAAATCGTATTAATCCTAGTGTTTCAATTGGAAGGGGACAAAATAGTGGTTATCAATATCCATATCAAAGAAAGTATTCTTTTGGAATTAATGTGAGTTTTTAA